A genomic window from bacterium includes:
- the coaBC gene encoding bifunctional phosphopantothenoylcysteine decarboxylase/phosphopantothenate--cysteine ligase CoaBC, translating to MEPRRILLAISGGIAAYKAPELVRTLKRAGHEVRCMLTPEAERFVSALSLQAVSGESVRRDLFDAGEEGEIDHIGLADWADLALVAPATANLLAKMAHGLADDLVTAVLLATRAPILVAPAMNVNMWSHPATQANLETLRSRGVATVGPDAGELACGWEGLGRMSDPAVIAEAAASRLVPTSLEGLRVLVTAGGTAEPIDAVRSVTNRSSGKMGFAIAAEAARRGAEVTLVAGVTSLPTPHGVERVDVGSALEMRDAVLAAFDESAIVVKAAAVADFRPIEASDRKIKKEQMAEGERMTLELVQNPDILQEISAKKGDRTIVGFAAESHDVVAAAKRKLARKGCDLIVANDISRADAGFEVDENAVLFVWPSGEVEELPLLPKTGVAAQLFDRIEKLREGR from the coding sequence ATGGAGCCGCGCCGAATCCTGCTCGCCATCTCCGGGGGCATCGCCGCCTACAAGGCGCCGGAGCTCGTTCGCACGCTGAAGCGCGCCGGACACGAGGTCCGCTGCATGCTGACGCCGGAGGCCGAGCGCTTCGTCTCTGCGCTCTCGCTTCAGGCGGTCTCCGGAGAATCCGTTCGGCGCGATCTCTTCGACGCCGGGGAAGAGGGCGAGATCGACCACATCGGCCTCGCCGACTGGGCCGATCTGGCTCTGGTCGCGCCGGCCACCGCCAATCTCCTGGCGAAGATGGCCCACGGCCTGGCGGACGATCTCGTGACGGCGGTGCTCCTCGCGACCCGGGCGCCGATCCTGGTGGCGCCCGCGATGAACGTGAACATGTGGAGCCACCCGGCGACCCAGGCGAATCTCGAGACCCTGCGCAGCCGAGGCGTCGCGACCGTCGGCCCGGACGCCGGCGAGCTGGCGTGCGGCTGGGAAGGACTCGGGCGGATGAGCGATCCGGCGGTGATCGCCGAGGCCGCAGCGAGTCGACTCGTACCCACCAGCCTCGAGGGGCTGCGGGTGCTGGTCACCGCCGGGGGGACCGCCGAACCGATCGACGCGGTCCGCTCCGTGACGAACCGTTCTTCCGGGAAGATGGGCTTCGCGATCGCGGCCGAAGCGGCGCGTCGCGGGGCCGAGGTGACCCTCGTGGCCGGCGTCACGAGCCTGCCGACGCCTCACGGCGTGGAGCGGGTCGACGTCGGCAGCGCGCTCGAGATGCGCGACGCCGTCCTCGCGGCTTTCGACGAGAGCGCGATCGTCGTGAAGGCCGCGGCCGTGGCGGATTTTCGTCCGATCGAGGCGAGCGATCGAAAGATCAAGAAGGAGCAGATGGCCGAGGGCGAGCGCATGACCCTCGAGCTGGTCCAGAACCCGGACATCCTCCAGGAGATCAGCGCAAAGAAGGGCGATCGCACGATCGTCGGCTTCGCTGCCGAGAGCCACGACGTCGTTGCCGCAGCGAAGCGGAAGCTCGCGCGAAAGGGCTGCGACCTGATCGTCGCGAACGACATCTCCCGGGCCGACGCGGGCTTCGAGGTCGACGAGAACGCCGTCCTCTTCGTGTGGCCGAGCGGCGAGGTAGAGGAGCTGCCGCTGCTTCCCAAGACCGGGGTCGCGGCGCAGCTCTTCGATCGGATCGAGAAGCTGAGAGAGGGGCGATGA
- a CDS encoding spore maturation protein: MLNAIWLVIALTALLVAAWNGPEQLSLVMGSLFSSAKSAVQLVIGLIGVMVFFLGLMRVVFDAGLRDVVARTLTPITRRLFPEVPPDHPAMGAMIMNMASNMLGMANAATPFGLKAMSELSKLNRGSGSASNAMVLFLAINASAVTILPPLGTIGVRAAANSSDPWAIWMPTLFATICSTTTAVTTYYLLSRFPIFRHHPELPGDPNAPSVGDIETDGAPTALPAEPESAGRATARRVAVYAIGAVTVFAIGSSAVASFASGGLVAALRDTLRDWALPALLIAALTYGFSKRVRIYDAMVAGGRDALSVATTIVPYLVVILVALGMFRASGALDVVVGWIDPATRLLGVPAEVLPMALMRPLSGSGALGVMSEILETHGPDSFIGLLTSTLMGSTETTFYVLAVYLGAAGVVDGRHALFCCLAGDTAGFFGAVAACHFFFG; encoded by the coding sequence ATGCTCAACGCCATCTGGCTGGTGATCGCGCTCACCGCGCTGCTCGTCGCGGCCTGGAACGGACCCGAGCAGCTCTCGCTCGTGATGGGCTCGCTCTTCTCGAGCGCGAAGAGTGCCGTGCAGCTCGTGATCGGCCTGATCGGCGTCATGGTCTTCTTCCTGGGACTCATGCGCGTCGTCTTCGACGCCGGTCTTCGGGACGTGGTCGCACGCACGCTGACCCCGATCACGCGCCGTCTGTTCCCCGAGGTGCCCCCGGACCATCCGGCGATGGGCGCGATGATCATGAACATGGCGTCGAACATGCTCGGCATGGCGAATGCCGCGACGCCCTTCGGCCTGAAGGCGATGAGCGAGCTGTCGAAGCTGAACCGGGGCTCGGGCTCGGCTTCGAACGCGATGGTCCTCTTCCTGGCGATCAACGCCTCGGCGGTCACGATCCTCCCGCCCCTCGGCACGATCGGCGTGCGCGCGGCCGCGAACTCGAGCGACCCCTGGGCGATCTGGATGCCCACCCTCTTCGCGACGATCTGCTCGACGACGACCGCGGTCACGACCTACTACCTCCTCTCCCGCTTCCCGATCTTCCGCCATCACCCGGAGCTCCCCGGGGATCCGAACGCGCCGAGCGTGGGCGACATCGAGACCGACGGCGCCCCGACTGCCCTACCGGCGGAGCCGGAGTCCGCGGGCCGCGCGACGGCACGCCGGGTCGCCGTCTACGCGATCGGGGCCGTGACGGTCTTCGCCATCGGTTCGAGCGCGGTCGCTTCATTCGCGAGCGGAGGCCTCGTCGCGGCACTTCGCGACACCCTGCGCGACTGGGCCCTGCCGGCGCTGCTCATCGCCGCGCTCACCTACGGCTTCTCGAAGCGCGTTCGGATCTACGACGCGATGGTCGCGGGCGGACGCGACGCCCTCTCGGTGGCGACGACGATCGTGCCCTACCTCGTCGTCATCCTCGTGGCCCTCGGCATGTTCCGCGCCTCCGGCGCCCTCGACGTCGTCGTCGGCTGGATCGATCCCGCGACCCGCCTGCTCGGCGTCCCCGCCGAGGTGCTGCCGATGGCCCTGATGCGCCCGCTCTCGGGGAGCGGGGCCCTCGGCGTGATGAGCGAGATCCTCGAGACCCACGGGCCGGATTCGTTCATCGGCCTGCTGACCTCCACGCTCATGGGCTCGACCGAGACGACCTTCTACGTGCTCGCCGTCTATCTCGGCGCCGCGGGGGTCGTCGACGGGCGCCACGCCCTCTTCTGCTGCCTGGCCGGCGACACCGCCGGGTTCTTCGGGGCGGTGGCCGCCTGCCACTTCTTCTTCGGCTAG
- a CDS encoding phosphotransferase: MTPDDAVVARDHERLARLVGRHLGRPVVRAEAMPAGLGTRRFHRLFFDDGAGPPTLVARIEDDGAVPPKTSDWPNAPAWLDEPALEPLRGFLADAGLPVPDSVLQLSDEGVDLLEDVGGTNLLQVSGEERRRRTLEACGWLPRLQALHASADTIPAFGRRYDRRLVSTKAWKWLHWTVPMLLGRESTDEETAETHALFEAIADLAEAAPRRLAHRDYKAENLHLVPDEDRGPRLVMIDVQGAFLAPPEYDLACLLYDLQVDHEEAFVDEALDRTRPALPDAPDASTFRARFDALALARLCKDVSHVVHAGVARGDRRRWHEIPRGLHLIDRIAGRRAHTLPGLRALTSVTAALTAALESADSGNREA, from the coding sequence ATGACCCCCGACGACGCGGTCGTCGCACGCGACCACGAGCGCCTCGCCCGACTCGTGGGGCGCCACCTCGGACGCCCGGTCGTGCGGGCGGAGGCGATGCCGGCGGGACTCGGCACCCGCCGCTTCCACCGACTCTTCTTCGACGATGGCGCGGGCCCGCCGACCCTCGTCGCGCGCATCGAGGACGACGGAGCGGTGCCGCCGAAGACCAGCGACTGGCCGAACGCCCCGGCCTGGCTCGACGAGCCGGCGCTCGAGCCGCTCCGCGGCTTCCTCGCCGACGCCGGCCTCCCCGTCCCCGACAGCGTCCTCCAACTCTCCGACGAGGGTGTCGACCTGCTCGAGGACGTGGGCGGGACGAACCTGCTCCAGGTCTCCGGGGAAGAGCGACGCCGTCGTACCCTCGAAGCCTGCGGCTGGCTTCCCCGACTGCAGGCCCTCCACGCGTCGGCCGACACGATCCCGGCGTTCGGGCGCCGCTACGACCGCCGCCTCGTGTCGACCAAGGCCTGGAAATGGCTCCATTGGACGGTGCCGATGCTCCTGGGTCGCGAGAGCACCGACGAAGAGACGGCCGAGACGCACGCGCTCTTCGAAGCGATCGCGGACCTCGCGGAGGCCGCTCCTCGGCGCCTCGCCCACCGCGACTACAAGGCGGAGAACCTCCACCTCGTCCCCGACGAGGACCGGGGGCCGCGGCTCGTCATGATCGACGTCCAGGGCGCCTTCCTGGCCCCGCCGGAGTACGACCTCGCCTGCCTGCTCTACGACCTCCAGGTCGACCACGAAGAGGCCTTCGTCGACGAAGCGCTGGACCGGACGCGGCCCGCGCTCCCCGACGCCCCGGACGCATCGACGTTTCGCGCCCGCTTCGATGCCCTGGCGCTCGCGCGTCTCTGCAAGGACGTCTCGCACGTGGTCCACGCCGGGGTCGCCCGGGGCGATCGACGCCGCTGGCATGAGATTCCCCGCGGCCTGCACCTGATCGATCGGATAGCGGGGCGGCGAGCACACACCCTTCCGGGGCTGCGGGCACTCACTTCGGTGACGGCTGCCCTTACGGCGGCCCTCGAATCGGCCGATAGTGGGAACCGGGAAGCGTAG
- the dacB gene encoding D-alanyl-D-alanine carboxypeptidase/D-alanyl-D-alanine-endopeptidase, whose amino-acid sequence MRRFALLITAMVTLTSLPAAAVDSAPAAEPVPVRSPLAKRLDRLIQRERPLARASVGMLVVRASDGAVVYAHGADRLMIPASNQKILTALAALSRFGPTHTFKTRIWSNAPPDADGLVDTLLVEGGGDPATNSEDWWRLAADLRRQGLRGVRGDLRVDDTLFDGPGWHPSWGKVSSRAYHAPVGALTANYGSFMVAIGPAKAAGAPASVTVDPPVDYLRVRNRATTGKPGGRARLSVDRSQGRKNEGPADEIVVVDGTARLGDEIDVVAKSVIDPGLYAGAVFAYQLEANEVFVDGDVARAPRRDEESWYLLHEHKYGRRLDEIVKLFMKYSNNAIGESLLKNLAAWDGASLDGEPARQGNWPGGVRALRRQMEILGIDLGDANLVDGSGLSTQNRLAPRTLVRALQVGRSHFSLAPEFMASMPIAQLDGTLEKRLPGRLGRIRAKTGLLADAASTSLSGYAERDDGETLIFSIVVNGFSGGAGKAMDSVDRLAGALLEAPRVAVVDETGRRR is encoded by the coding sequence TTGCGTCGATTCGCGCTTCTGATCACGGCAATGGTGACGCTGACGTCGCTTCCGGCAGCGGCCGTCGACTCCGCGCCGGCGGCCGAGCCGGTTCCCGTCCGGTCGCCTCTCGCGAAGCGGCTCGACCGGCTGATCCAGCGCGAGCGGCCGCTCGCTCGAGCGAGCGTGGGCATGCTCGTGGTCCGCGCGTCGGACGGGGCGGTGGTCTACGCGCACGGCGCGGACCGCCTGATGATCCCCGCCTCGAACCAGAAGATCCTGACGGCCCTCGCGGCGCTCTCGCGGTTCGGACCGACGCATACGTTCAAGACCCGCATCTGGTCGAACGCGCCGCCGGACGCGGACGGACTGGTCGACACGCTCCTCGTCGAGGGCGGCGGCGACCCGGCGACCAACTCCGAGGACTGGTGGCGGCTCGCCGCGGACCTGCGTCGCCAAGGGCTGCGCGGGGTGCGTGGGGATCTTCGGGTCGACGATACGCTCTTCGACGGTCCCGGGTGGCATCCGAGCTGGGGAAAGGTGTCGTCCCGCGCCTACCACGCCCCGGTCGGTGCGCTGACGGCGAACTACGGCTCCTTCATGGTCGCGATCGGCCCCGCGAAGGCGGCCGGGGCGCCGGCGAGCGTGACCGTCGACCCGCCCGTCGACTATCTACGGGTGCGCAACCGTGCGACGACGGGGAAGCCCGGCGGGCGCGCGCGGCTCTCCGTGGATCGCTCGCAGGGGCGGAAGAACGAGGGGCCCGCCGACGAGATCGTCGTCGTGGACGGGACCGCTCGACTCGGCGACGAGATCGACGTGGTCGCAAAGAGCGTGATCGATCCCGGCCTCTATGCCGGCGCCGTCTTCGCGTACCAGCTGGAAGCGAACGAGGTCTTCGTCGACGGCGACGTCGCTCGAGCGCCGCGGCGCGACGAAGAGTCGTGGTATCTGCTCCACGAGCACAAATACGGCCGGCGGCTCGACGAGATCGTGAAGCTGTTCATGAAGTACAGCAACAACGCGATCGGCGAATCGCTGCTGAAGAACCTCGCCGCGTGGGACGGTGCTTCCCTCGATGGGGAGCCGGCGCGCCAGGGGAACTGGCCGGGAGGCGTCCGGGCTCTGCGGCGCCAGATGGAGATCCTCGGCATCGACCTCGGCGACGCGAACCTGGTCGACGGCTCCGGGCTCTCGACCCAGAACCGGCTCGCGCCGCGGACCCTCGTTCGCGCGCTCCAGGTGGGACGCAGCCATTTCTCGCTCGCCCCCGAGTTCATGGCCTCGATGCCGATCGCCCAGCTCGACGGGACCCTCGAGAAGCGTCTGCCCGGCCGACTCGGCCGGATCCGCGCGAAGACGGGGTTGCTGGCGGACGCCGCGTCGACTTCGCTCTCGGGCTACGCGGAGCGCGACGACGGGGAGACTCTCATCTTCTCGATCGTGGTGAACGGCTTCAGCGGCGGGGCTGGGAAGGCGATGGACTCGGTCGACCGGCTGGCGGGCGCGCTCCTCGAGGCGCCCCGGGTCGCCGTCGTCGACGAAACGGGGCGACGCCGCTAG
- the coaD gene encoding pantetheine-phosphate adenylyltransferase has protein sequence MSDRQPGHRLALFPASFDPITNGHLDLIERSRALFDETVIAVARNVSKSATFDADERMEILLSVTQGMDDVSVQVFDGLVVHHAQQIGANAIIRGLRAMSDFEYEFEMALMNKHLAPDVEILFFMTSQEYLYVSSSRLKELVRFGASVDEFVPPVVADALKRKLASK, from the coding sequence ATGTCGGACCGGCAGCCGGGCCATCGCCTGGCGCTCTTTCCCGCGAGCTTCGACCCGATCACGAACGGCCACCTCGACCTGATCGAGCGGAGTCGGGCGCTCTTCGACGAGACGGTGATCGCGGTGGCGCGAAACGTCTCGAAGAGCGCGACCTTCGACGCCGACGAGCGCATGGAGATCCTGCTCTCGGTGACGCAGGGGATGGACGACGTCTCGGTCCAGGTCTTCGACGGCCTCGTCGTCCATCACGCCCAACAGATCGGCGCCAACGCGATCATCCGTGGCCTGCGAGCCATGTCGGATTTCGAATACGAGTTCGAGATGGCGCTGATGAACAAGCACCTCGCGCCGGACGTCGAGATCCTCTTCTTCATGACGAGCCAGGAATATCTCTACGTGAGCTCGTCTCGACTCAAGGAGCTCGTCCGATTCGGGGCCAGCGTGGACGAGTTCGTGCCGCCGGTCGTCGCGGATGCGCTCAAGCGAAAGCTCGCGTCTAAGTAG
- a CDS encoding nodulation protein NfeD translates to MTRDRERSRVAGLRLLGALLVALLTPSLAFAGDVYVVTIDGSINPASADYLIGAIEQAEAGNAAAILIELDTPGGLVSSTQDIIQAMLNATVPTIVFVTPRGATATSAGTFITLAANVAAMMPGTSIGAAHPVSLFGGAPPPAEGQDGEGQGGGPPRDVVTEKMENYLAAYVESIAAQRERNVEWAQDAVRRSVAVTAEKALELNVIDLVVDGREALLAAVEGREVKLGGDTATISVAGAREIRVEKTLLQAIFDFLSDPNVATILLAIGALGLYMEFQSPGLIVPGAIGVSAFVLLGFALQILPFSWVGMLFMLLGIGLLIAELFVASFGLLFAAGVTCFLIGGTMVFDRPEVSDLTVDFWQVLFPMTIAMSLFGAVIAYSLGRTLFSQQTAGVDEMIGLVGRCESAIPAGAEGAGKGKVFVRGEYWNCTSEESIGVGDAVEVVQIDGLTLRVRPASGTSSGISSSD, encoded by the coding sequence ATGACGCGGGATCGAGAGCGGTCGCGGGTTGCAGGGCTGCGTCTTCTCGGCGCGCTCCTGGTGGCGCTGCTCACACCCTCGCTCGCGTTCGCGGGCGACGTGTACGTCGTCACGATCGACGGCTCCATCAATCCGGCGAGCGCCGACTACCTGATCGGTGCGATCGAGCAGGCGGAGGCCGGGAACGCGGCCGCGATCCTGATCGAGCTCGATACCCCGGGTGGACTGGTCTCGTCGACCCAGGACATCATCCAGGCGATGCTCAATGCGACGGTGCCGACGATCGTGTTCGTCACGCCGCGTGGGGCGACCGCGACGTCGGCGGGCACGTTCATCACGCTCGCCGCGAACGTCGCCGCGATGATGCCGGGCACGAGCATCGGCGCGGCCCATCCCGTGAGTCTCTTCGGCGGGGCGCCGCCGCCGGCCGAAGGGCAGGACGGGGAGGGACAGGGCGGCGGTCCGCCCCGGGACGTCGTGACCGAGAAGATGGAGAACTATCTCGCGGCGTACGTCGAGTCGATCGCCGCTCAGCGCGAGCGCAACGTCGAGTGGGCGCAGGATGCCGTGCGGCGTTCGGTCGCGGTGACCGCCGAGAAAGCCCTCGAGCTGAACGTGATCGACCTCGTGGTCGATGGTCGCGAAGCGCTCCTGGCCGCCGTGGAAGGGCGTGAGGTGAAGCTCGGCGGCGACACTGCGACGATCTCCGTGGCGGGGGCGCGTGAGATCCGGGTCGAGAAGACGCTGCTGCAGGCGATCTTCGACTTCCTGTCCGACCCCAACGTCGCCACGATCCTGCTCGCGATCGGGGCCCTCGGCCTCTACATGGAGTTCCAGAGCCCGGGCCTGATCGTGCCGGGCGCGATCGGCGTCTCCGCCTTCGTGCTGCTTGGCTTCGCCCTCCAGATCCTGCCCTTCAGCTGGGTCGGCATGCTCTTCATGCTGCTCGGAATCGGGCTGCTGATCGCGGAGCTCTTCGTGGCGTCCTTCGGTCTGCTCTTCGCCGCGGGGGTCACGTGCTTCCTGATCGGCGGGACGATGGTCTTCGATCGGCCCGAGGTGTCGGACCTGACCGTCGATTTCTGGCAGGTGCTGTTTCCGATGACGATCGCGATGTCGCTCTTCGGCGCGGTGATCGCCTACAGTCTCGGGCGGACCCTGTTCTCCCAGCAGACGGCCGGCGTGGACGAGATGATCGGGCTCGTCGGCCGCTGCGAGTCGGCGATCCCCGCTGGCGCCGAGGGAGCCGGGAAGGGAAAGGTCTTCGTGCGCGGTGAGTACTGGAACTGCACGTCCGAGGAGTCGATCGGCGTCGGCGACGCCGTCGAGGTGGTCCAGATCGACGGGCTGACGTTGCGGGTGAGACCCGCCTCAGGCACATCGTCCGGAATCTCGTCCAGCGACTAG
- a CDS encoding lytic transglycosylase domain-containing protein — protein MDRFFVALLAACALIGASLSSPPEPQPGSASAVAVPAQASLPAVSAPAPEEDADAVVVRQILERFSVRHTALPERERRRLARVIVAEARAHDLDPDLVMAVIEVESAGYHLAESHVGALGLMQLLPPTGKEMAERVGIDWKGPDTLFDPVINVRLGTAYLRELADKYEGNVNTALAAYNWGPGRIDRRLARGKSVPKLYVEQVRRAADRYAATSTSRS, from the coding sequence ATGGATCGCTTCTTCGTCGCCCTGCTCGCGGCCTGCGCCCTGATCGGCGCGAGTCTCTCGAGCCCGCCCGAACCGCAACCGGGTTCCGCGTCCGCCGTCGCCGTGCCGGCGCAGGCGTCGCTGCCCGCGGTCTCGGCGCCAGCCCCCGAAGAGGACGCGGACGCAGTCGTCGTCCGGCAGATTCTCGAGCGTTTCTCGGTCCGCCATACGGCGCTCCCGGAGCGCGAACGGCGGCGACTCGCCCGCGTGATCGTCGCGGAAGCGCGCGCCCACGACCTCGATCCCGATCTGGTGATGGCCGTGATCGAGGTGGAGAGCGCGGGCTATCACCTGGCCGAGTCCCACGTCGGCGCGCTCGGCCTTATGCAGCTGCTCCCCCCGACCGGCAAGGAGATGGCCGAGCGGGTCGGCATCGACTGGAAGGGCCCGGACACGCTCTTCGACCCCGTGATCAACGTCCGTCTCGGAACGGCCTATCTGCGCGAGCTGGCCGACAAGTACGAGGGCAACGTGAACACCGCCCTCGCCGCCTACAACTGGGGCCCGGGGCGCATCGACCGACGACTCGCCCGCGGCAAGTCGGTCCCGAAGCTCTACGTCGAGCAGGTCCGTCGGGCGGCCGACCGCTACGCCGCCACGAGTACGAGCCGGTCCTAG
- a CDS encoding slipin family protein yields the protein MTIVLFMFGIRILNEYERGVVFRLGRYVGIREAGFRWIIPGVDRMVRISLREIVMDVPAQEVITLDNVSVKVNAVLYFRVLHPDKSVIQVENYLYGTSQLAQTTLRSVCGQAELDQLLADREQINQQLQEIIDQQTEPWGVKVRAVELKQIDLPQEMQRVMAKQAEAEREKRAKVTLADGELQAAQRLADAAATLSSEPSGLQLRYLQTLAEIAGGEKSSTTIFPVPIDLVRPFYDQLMARAEADAAEDGGGTSPSITGGDA from the coding sequence ATGACGATCGTCCTGTTCATGTTCGGAATCCGGATCCTGAACGAGTACGAGCGCGGCGTCGTGTTCCGACTCGGTCGCTACGTCGGGATCCGCGAAGCGGGCTTCCGCTGGATCATTCCCGGCGTGGACCGGATGGTTCGGATCAGCCTGCGCGAGATCGTGATGGACGTCCCGGCGCAGGAGGTGATCACCCTCGACAACGTCTCGGTCAAGGTGAACGCGGTGCTCTACTTCCGCGTGCTGCACCCGGACAAGTCGGTGATCCAGGTCGAGAACTACCTCTACGGCACGTCCCAGCTCGCCCAGACGACCCTGCGGAGCGTGTGCGGCCAGGCCGAGCTCGACCAGCTCCTCGCGGATCGCGAGCAGATCAACCAGCAGCTCCAGGAGATCATCGACCAGCAGACCGAGCCCTGGGGCGTGAAGGTCCGCGCGGTCGAGCTCAAGCAGATCGATCTCCCGCAGGAGATGCAGCGGGTGATGGCCAAGCAGGCCGAGGCCGAGCGCGAGAAGCGCGCCAAGGTCACGCTGGCCGATGGTGAGCTCCAGGCGGCCCAGCGGCTGGCGGACGCCGCGGCGACCCTCTCGAGCGAGCCCTCGGGCCTCCAGCTCCGCTATCTGCAGACCCTCGCGGAGATCGCCGGGGGCGAGAAGAGTTCGACGACGATCTTCCCTGTGCCGATCGACCTCGTTCGACCATTCTATGATCAGTTGATGGCGCGGGCAGAAGCCGACGCCGCGGAAGACGGGGGGGGGACGAGCCCCTCGATCACGGGTGGGGACGCGTAG
- the rsmD gene encoding 16S rRNA (guanine(966)-N(2))-methyltransferase RsmD, with amino-acid sequence MRIISGRLRGRDLGRVPDGVRPTTDRVRESLFSALGGLEGCRVLDLFAGTGALGLEAYSRGAERVVFVERSKGVARALQKRLSMLGLEDDEALRLVVSDARRALRRLTDGDETPFDLAFVDPPYVEGGESEREPILEALFGAELLGPEAMVVVEGPTRHPLRPLPGIRVVDERRYGDTLLTWLTPGEPPEVADPEDR; translated from the coding sequence GTGCGGATCATCAGCGGTCGGCTTCGCGGTCGCGACCTCGGTCGCGTGCCCGATGGCGTTCGTCCGACGACGGACCGCGTGCGCGAGTCCTTGTTCTCCGCGCTCGGTGGCCTCGAGGGCTGCAGGGTGCTCGATCTCTTCGCCGGGACCGGTGCGCTCGGCCTCGAAGCATATTCCCGTGGGGCCGAGCGGGTCGTGTTCGTCGAACGCTCGAAGGGCGTCGCGCGTGCTCTGCAGAAGCGATTGTCGATGCTCGGGCTCGAGGACGACGAGGCGCTTCGCCTCGTGGTCAGCGACGCGCGACGTGCTCTCAGACGCCTGACCGACGGCGATGAAACGCCGTTCGATCTCGCCTTCGTGGACCCGCCCTACGTCGAGGGCGGGGAGAGCGAGCGCGAGCCGATTCTCGAGGCCCTCTTCGGCGCCGAACTGCTGGGACCGGAGGCGATGGTGGTCGTCGAGGGCCCGACACGTCATCCTCTTCGGCCCCTGCCCGGGATCCGGGTGGTGGACGAACGTCGCTACGGCGACACTCTGTTGACCTGGCTCACCCCCGGCGAACCGCCGGAGGTCGCCGATCCTGAAGACCGATGA
- a CDS encoding nucleotidyltransferase family protein: MILAAGLGTRMAPLTDHRAKPALPVRGRPVVSLLLELLAASGIREVLINLHHRPDSIRRAVDQDHPAGLVLAWSVEDEPLGTGGGIRRAADFLRGSEDCLVLAGDMLLDLDLPSLRARHRASPWDVTVVLRDDPRIGTFGSIGVDADGRVVRIGETRIDAKDAGREVAAGLFTSVRFFRTESIDGWPDAGGPAFEDLRDWLIPRVEAGSVTLGALIVPAADCVWEPVGTPAEYLAANLAPPDLPRLGGGASAWSGALSNESERSGNVIARSARVAADADLERCVVWDEESVPAGFRGRDGVYAGGTFHPCEGSEPGATVGTAIGSAQ, encoded by the coding sequence ATGATTCTCGCGGCGGGTCTCGGCACGCGCATGGCGCCACTCACCGACCACCGCGCGAAGCCGGCGCTCCCCGTTCGCGGACGCCCGGTCGTGAGCCTGCTCCTCGAGCTGCTCGCGGCGTCCGGGATCCGCGAGGTGTTGATCAATCTCCATCATCGGCCCGATTCGATCCGCCGCGCCGTCGATCAGGATCACCCGGCCGGCCTCGTCCTCGCCTGGTCCGTCGAGGACGAGCCCCTCGGCACCGGCGGCGGGATCCGCCGCGCCGCCGACTTCCTACGCGGGAGCGAAGACTGCCTCGTCCTGGCGGGAGACATGCTGCTCGACCTCGACCTCCCGTCCCTGCGCGCCCGCCACCGGGCGTCGCCCTGGGACGTGACCGTCGTGCTGCGAGACGACCCGCGAATCGGGACCTTCGGCTCGATCGGCGTGGACGCCGACGGACGGGTTGTCCGGATCGGCGAGACCCGCATCGACGCGAAGGACGCCGGGCGCGAAGTCGCCGCCGGACTCTTCACGAGCGTGCGCTTCTTTCGCACCGAGTCGATCGACGGCTGGCCCGACGCGGGCGGTCCGGCCTTCGAGGATCTCCGAGACTGGCTGATTCCGCGAGTGGAGGCGGGGTCGGTGACGCTCGGGGCGTTGATCGTTCCGGCCGCGGACTGCGTCTGGGAGCCGGTCGGGACCCCCGCGGAGTACCTCGCCGCGAATCTGGCGCCGCCGGATCTGCCGCGGCTGGGCGGCGGGGCGTCGGCCTGGTCCGGCGCGCTCTCGAACGAATCCGAGCGGTCGGGAAACGTGATCGCCCGATCGGCGCGCGTCGCGGCCGACGCGGACCTCGAACGATGCGTCGTCTGGGACGAAGAGAGCGTTCCCGCGGGCTTCCGAGGGCGGGACGGTGTATATGCGGGGGGCACGTTCCATCCCTGCGAAGGATCCGAGCCGGGAGCGACGGTCGGAACGGCGATCGGGAGCGCCCAGTGA
- a CDS encoding helix-turn-helix domain containing protein: MSSAAVKRIKKKLPERLAEVRGDRSQRQFARDLGVFQQNVNRYENGTTPHTDFLITLCTKENVSLDWLLFGKGRMRRPR, from the coding sequence ATGTCGAGTGCCGCCGTCAAGCGGATCAAGAAGAAGCTCCCCGAACGCCTCGCCGAAGTGCGCGGTGACCGATCGCAACGCCAGTTCGCGCGCGACCTCGGCGTGTTCCAGCAGAACGTCAACCGCTACGAGAACGGGACGACGCCCCACACGGACTTCCTGATCACGCTCTGCACGAAGGAGAACGTCTCCCTCGACTGGCTGCTCTTCGGCAAGGGACGAATGCGGCGACCCCGCTAG